DNA from Nitrospinaceae bacterium:
CCTGCCTCGGAATTGGGGAAATCGGCCCCTACCATTTCGACAAAAAAGCGAGGATGGGCATCATCCATTTTCCGCTCAACTTTGGGCCCATGGCAGAGGTGGCCGCCCTTGCCGAGAAAAAAGACATCTGGCTCGAGCTTCACACCGAACCTCGGACTCCGGACGGCCGCTCTTTTGAGCGAGAACTATTTGGCGGCATCGCCTATCTTTTCAGACGATATCCGAAACTAAAACTTATTCTTTCACACACGGGAATGACCACGACTAAAAATGCGCGCTCGTTGCTCAAAAAATATCCGAATTTGATGATGAACCTGAAAATGGTCCGTCCAGGTGGTTTTTTAAGCTGGGACCATCTCGGACCCATTTCAAACGCAAAGGACGAGCTTTTCGAGGACTGGGCACGGCTGATGGAGGAAATGCCCCGCCGCTTCATGATCGGGACCGACTCGCGCTTTGGAACCGAGCAATACACTGGAAAGCGCTACGGCAGGGGCATTCTCAAACTTCGCAACATACTCGGCACGCTTGCACCAGCAGCCTCTAATCTCATCGCCCACGGAAACGCCAAGCGGCTTTTCGGTGCCCCTGGCCCCTTTGAGCCGAATCCGGCTGGGGGGGAACTTAAAAAAAGGCAGCGCGGCAAGCGAAAATCGAGGCGGAGAAGGCGGCGGAACAAGTATTAAAAAATTGACAACAAGCAACGAGATATGAGGAGATAATATTCATGAGTAATGATCGCTTAGAGGCGGCAGCGGACCGATCGGAAATTCTCGAGGTGGCGATGACATCGCTTGTCTGCCGCGACTCTGGAGACATGGACAGCCTCGCGGCGTGCTTTCATCCGGATGCCTTGCTGACCTCCTCGTGGTTTTCGGGGAAGGCAAGCGACTTCGTCGAGGGCGCTCGCAAGGCACTCGCCACCCGCCATCCCGGCGATAGCCAAAAACACATCGCGGGCAACCCCCGCGTTTCGCTGAATAGCGATCGGGCGATTTGCGAGTACTACCTGACACTCTATCAACGGCGGACGATAGATGGCTATAAATTCGATTTTCAAACATGGAGTTCGTTTTGCGATCTTTTCGAGCAGCGCAATGGGGCGTGGCGGATTTCCAGGCGGTGGGTGATCTACGAGAAGGACCGAATGGACGCCTACAAGGTGGGCGAGGTGCCGGAGAGTTATTTCAAGGCGATGGATCTTTCACCCTTCCCCCCGGCACTTCGTTATCACTGCTGGCGCAACACCAATGCTGATCACCCGCCCACCAAGGACCT
Protein-coding regions in this window:
- a CDS encoding amidohydrolase family protein yields the protein MARIIFIRKVFTCAALAIALGSCGGGELGPNAVREKGLESRLPSPDFILDTAPPNLNRPARKISRRYEGLIFDTHVHVMNRTTGGINAILPWMNRMNVERLILQPTPNEGLFKDGDDNEADRRNFLKIAGRRGGRFCGSLYLTNWMDEAYHRGYEKADLNSRLERLRKEIDSGTCLGIGEIGPYHFDKKARMGIIHFPLNFGPMAEVAALAEKKDIWLELHTEPRTPDGRSFERELFGGIAYLFRRYPKLKLILSHTGMTTTKNARSLLKKYPNLMMNLKMVRPGGFLSWDHLGPISNAKDELFEDWARLMEEMPRRFMIGTDSRFGTEQYTGKRYGRGILKLRNILGTLAPAASNLIAHGNAKRLFGAPGPFEPNPAGGELKKRQRGKRKSRRRRRRNKY
- a CDS encoding nuclear transport factor 2 family protein, with product MSNDRLEAAADRSEILEVAMTSLVCRDSGDMDSLAACFHPDALLTSSWFSGKASDFVEGARKALATRHPGDSQKHIAGNPRVSLNSDRAICEYYLTLYQRRTIDGYKFDFQTWSSFCDLFEQRNGAWRISRRWVIYEKDRMDAYKVGEVPESYFKAMDLSPFPPALRYHCWRNTNADHPPTKDLLIEGSSKTQAVRESTKKWLEGGTL